A segment of the Manihot esculenta cultivar AM560-2 chromosome 13, M.esculenta_v8, whole genome shotgun sequence genome:
CATTTTTAGCTGGTAATGGTGATTATGTCAAAGGGGTGGTTGGATTGGCTAAGGGTTTACGCAAGGTGAAGAGTGCATACCCTCTTGTTGTTGCAATCTTGTCTGATGTTCCTGACGAGCATCGTCAAATCTTGAAGTCTCAAGGCTGCATAGTTCGTGAGATTGAGCCTATTTATCCACCTGAACACCAGATTCAATTTGCCATGGCTTACTATGTCATCAACTATTCCAAGCTCAGGATATGGAACGTAAGTCTCATCATCAAACCATTTTTCCTCCAAAATGAGATTAATTAGAATAATTATACTTAACTAGTGTGTTGTATGCAATGTTACAGTTCGAGGAGTACAGCAAAATGATGTATTTGGATGCTGATATTCAAGTGTTCGAGAACATAGACCATCTTTTCGACGCACCAGATGGCTACTTCTACGCAGTTATGGATTGCTTCTGCGAGAAAACATGGAGCCATTCTGCTCAATACTCCATCGGCTATTGCCAGCAGTGCCCTGATAGAGTCACATGGCCTACAGACATGGGCTCTCCTCCTCCCTTGTACTTCAACGCCGGAATGTTTGTCTTCGAGCCCAGCCGTTTGACCTACGACAACCTTCTTCACACTCTCAAGATCACCCCTCCGACACCCTTTGCAGAGCAAGTAAGTTATCTTTTCTGGGTACATGGGAAATTGTTAAATGCTGCTGTCAACCACAGAGCTGTATTCATTTCTTTGTGATGGAACAAACATGACAGGATTTCTTGAACATGTTCTTCGAGAAGACTTACAAGCCACTTCCGCTGGTTTACAACCTGGTTTTAGCCATGTTATGGCGCCATCCAGAGAACGTGGAGGTCGAAAAGGTGAAGGTGGCCCATTACTGCGCTGCTGTAAGTATTAGATTAGTCTTAAATAATCAAGGCCTTTGTTGATtggaaaattactatttaatcatagagaatttcattaattagtgacttaattttaaaaaatatattaatatgtatctaaaattttaaaaattttattaattagtctatcTAACgacagaaaaattaaataatagatatttttataaaagttaagcgagaaattaataaatttttatatatcgtagaaattaaataataaagtatttaaGGTTGAAATTaacgaaaaaattaattagtagattttttaaaatttattttttaatattaataaatttattaataaatttttttatactataaagattaaatagattttttaatttttattttcaatatcaataaatttattaataaatttttttatactataaagtttaaatagtaaatttttatccattttaaGTTAGTAAGGAGGCTTTATTCTTCCATattaatatgaatatatatatatatatatatacagggATCAAAGCCATGGAGGTATACTGGGAAGGAAGCTAACATGGACAGAGAGGACATCAAGATGCTAGTGAAAAAATGGTGGGAGATATACAACGACGAGTCGCTTGATTTGAAGCCTGAAAACTCAGTAGCAGTAGCAGAAGATGAAACTTTGACAAGGACATCCATTATGGCTTCCATGCCTGAGCCTGCCATTTCCTACATCCCTGCACCCTCTgctgcttgaaaagtttataTATAATTGGTCCTTGAGAGAATATTTTAAAGTTTGCTGTAATACTACCCTTtccctttctttattttatatataatataaatagttaTATATACCTTTAGTATCTTTTTTCTTTCCCTTCTTTTCAAAGCTACTTggcctccttcttcttcttcctgacCAAACTTCACacaaaatacttaaaaagtGTGAATAAAAGAATGTATTACTTTTGCTTGGAATAAGTATATTTTCTTTCATATCCTGATATTTTCTTCGTATATTGTAGAATTTTGAGGACCAcaaaatgatttaaaaaattggtGATGCTTTCATATTTAGTAATAGTCAAATATAAagcatatttaattatatatttttagagGTTTGTTTGTTTTTGACAATTTTTGTTTGAGACGTTTTAGAGGCACTTGTGATTGTGCATATGTGGTAATTTGTGTGTGAAATTGCTGATGTGGATGGCTGGAGAGGGACCATCTTGTCGAAACCATGACATGACGGATCCTTATTGGTGATCATAGATTCAAAGGGTGTGGCCCACTTAAAGAACGTTCCAGATTTGAAAGAAGAGGCTGCCAAAGAGAGCAATCCAAGTGGGAGTCTTAAAAAATTGACACGTTCCACCTCGTCTGGGTAAAGGTAACGTTCTAATCACTGGTACATATACTAGAACTAAAAAGATTCCATCTGAAAGCCCATTGATTTATAATCAATATCTTAGTTTCAAATATATGTTACGAGATTCATATTCACAAATTGCCTTATGACATACATGTATTGAAGGCTAAGATACCAAATCTATTTTTCACGAAAAATTATTCGATGTAATTATACAATGATTATAAGGTAACACTGATTATTGAGGATTAAGTCTTGACACTTATTGTTActagtaaatataaaaaataatttcctttTCTTGGGAGCTTTTCACTTCAGActatattgtttatttttaagTTGCATAGAATTTCTCAATAACTAGCCTCTTTCAGTTTCATGGTGCTGATCTCAGAAAAATCTTCAATATATgctaattgaaattttaattgttagGTGTCTCTGTCcttgataaaaatattcaaagcAAATGACATAATTGCTAATCCAAGAGACTAAATTCATTCTCACCTTCGCATTCCTCGTCTTGAAAAATTGAATTCCAGCAGCGATCGTCTTCAAAAAGAAGAGGTGCAGGAGCCATTTCCACTTCTTTGCTTGTCTGGGACTTTCTATCGTTCATATCTATAACAGAAATGATCTTCTCCTTTATACTTTCTTCAACGGTTTCCCCTCCAATTTCTCTGTACTGCAAACCAAGAAGAGTAAAGCATTCTTCTTGGAAGTCTGAATCGTTAGATGACAAGATGAGGCCCGCAATAGATCTTGCAAGGTCAGGGGCGTAACTGCGAATCTGAGGTTGAAAACAGTTTCAGACTTGGAGTCTATTGTGGAGACATAAATTACTAGATAAGAGGTATTCTCATTTTCGAAATGCCTAAACAATATTTGTGAATACCACTTAttgacacaaatgacaacaaaATAGATAGAAGACTTATGCTCGGTTTGTTTTACActgtggaaaatatttttcacatgtTTTAGCATTTGGgaactaaaaaatttttaattaatggaaaatatttttttattaaataaaaaataaggtcaattaaagaaaataacttcttttttcaaaaaaaaaaaaattgcacttAGAAATCTTATTAGtcgtatattttattttttaaaattaaagccaaataatagaaaataaactaTTTTGATAGAAAGTATTTTCCGGAAAATTactttcaaatataaattattaatatgacTATGCAGTTTGGAAATAAATGCCAAATAAAATGGAACATATTACATGCCTTCTTGTTCTGCAATAACTGTTCATTAACGCAACgaataagagagagagagagattgatGTACCTTGAGGGCATTTGCACTTAGCAGAATTCCAGCATGTTTCTCCTTCAAATCATCCATTGCATGTTTAATTGCTCTTTTAATTAGACAACGATCTGTTTGAGTCCTAGGCCTTGCTGGGGGTATTGTGTTCTTGGCAATAAGTCAAGAAAAGTGTAGCAAAACAGCAATGAAGAATCTAAGAGAAAGGTTTAAGTGAAGATAATGAAGCATACAATTCACTGAAATTATTGGATATTGCTTGTGGTAGCTGTGGAGGACCATAGTTAAACGAGTATGAGGGGGTAAGTTCTCCCATCCTAGCAAGTCACCTTCTCGATCCACAATGTTCCCCCCAGCCAAACCATAAATTTTCCAGTCAATGCTTGTCAATGCATTTAGGATTGATTCCGAAATTGGGCAAGGTTTGTAATCTTCGAAGTATAATACCTAGAAATGAATGTAGCATCGTAAAATGCAttgaagaaaagaaacaaatttTATAAACATCAAACAACATTTATGTACCATAAGAGGGGAAAAATGAATAAGCAATTAGCaatgtttcaatatttatcaaattCCCAAAAACCAGTGTTCAGATTTACTagcatttcataaaataaaatttggagAAAAAATTGACATTACTTGAGGTATCTCCCTCAAGCCCCCTGgctttagttttgatgttttcttgATTGAATCTAGATCATCAAATTCAGTTCGATGAACACAAAATGTAGAGTTGTAGCCCCGCTAGACATATAATTTGATGTTCCAACAGTCAATGCTTTGATAACATCCAATCATTAGACATTTTTAAACAACCCATAAAAGTATGCTTAGAAGTCTCAAACACGCATTGTGAGTACACACTACCCTGAGAGTCACATGTGCTCTTAAAAACAGTTAATAATGTTAGGCCCAAAAGAATGAAAACTACAAATGATTGTGTTAGCAATCTTATCCAGATTTACAAGACATTTATTCGTAGAAAGAAAAAGGGGATGCATGCCAAACAAGTCACTAATGCAGTTGAGTAAAACTAGCACCATATGCCCATGTCCCACTTGCTAGAAATGTTGTCTCCTATGTGTTAATAATGCTGTTAGTGTTAATAATTCTTTCATTCTTTATGGCATTCTTAATTGTAGGAGGGTGATTTTCTATGTTTTATCATACTAATAACTTTCTTCAAATAAAGAGGTTACCTCTTCCCAGTTCAGTTGAGTCAATAAAGGAGATATAATTAATTTGCCAAAAGTTATTGAGTACTCAACTCAAGAGATTTACGAGTTCTCTCTTAATGTGCTTGTGTTATAGTTATCATAGGTCGAAAAAAGAAGAACACTACCTCTCCATCAGCCATTAATCCTCAACTCCACCCACTCGCCCCATAACTAGATCCACTATCCGAAACCCTAACAGATAGTCACGGTCACGGTCATGTTCAATTTCTGTACTTAGCAGCCACAtgtagtattaatttaattttgccaATTCTCTCTTTAAATAAGGAACTTTCCTTTTACTGAAACTTCTTAGCAAAGTAATCTGATAAcattataaatagaaaaagaaaataataaagaagCAGGAAAAAAGAGAGGATAAATGAAATAGACCTCTGTTGTCGAGAAGCATTCCTTAAATAAAGGACAAGTTGGATCTAACTCGCTTAATATAATTACCACTTCCACCATCAGCCCAGATCTAGAACTCTTATGGCTTTCTAGGGTGCATGCGGTTCCACTCCCAACCTTGAGATTGTCCCTAACAAGAAATTGAGAGAGAAAGTGAAACAATTCCAACATACTTCTTTATGAAAATGCGTTCAATTTTCGCTCAAAATAAATTGTAAAGGAAGGTTTAACGTTGATAATAACCTTACTAAAAGCAAAACAAAGCAAtccaatttaataaataaagaagTCTTTGATCTCAATCAGAATTCAACAGTTTTACTGCAGTGGTAAAACTTCTTCAGGAATTCACCAATTCCTGGCAAGTTGTCCTGCTGATACCTTATCAACTGTGATAGTATTTGTAATGCTATCTCAAGTCATTGAATTGACTCACACATTTGCAGAGTTGTATGCAATGCAAATATTGAATCAGAAAACTTCTAATTCTGAATCAGAAAATCATTAATGTTCATTAATTGAGATGTGAACCATCACACAGACTTCTTTGTGAATGCAGTGAGGTCCCGTTATGAACAGGAAGCTTGCATGGACAAGCTTACCAAGTTGAGAAGCATGACTTGCAATTTTGTGTTGATCTATGTCCATGCTTTAAAATATAATCTTCAAGGCCTGATTTCAGACGCTCAATGCTTGAAGTTGAAAAAGGTAAGGGATTGGTGTCATTTGCCAGAAAGATATTTTCACATTGTGATCCAGGGATATCCTCACATCCAACCACCAGTTCAATTGCAACATTCTGGGGGGCAAAAAAAAGGAAGGTGATCAGAGGTGCAGCACCAAAAAATACCATAATAGTTGGCAAACTTTGGCATGTCCCTAAATTATAAGTTACTATATTTACCATCTCTTTAG
Coding sequences within it:
- the LOC110630179 gene encoding galactinol synthase 1 — translated: MAPEVPVDVFSGSGKVCAINAGYSKRAYVTFLAGNGDYVKGVVGLAKGLRKVKSAYPLVVAILSDVPDEHRQILKSQGCIVREIEPIYPPEHQIQFAMAYYVINYSKLRIWNFEEYSKMMYLDADIQVFENIDHLFDAPDGYFYAVMDCFCEKTWSHSAQYSIGYCQQCPDRVTWPTDMGSPPPLYFNAGMFVFEPSRLTYDNLLHTLKITPPTPFAEQDFLNMFFEKTYKPLPLVYNLVLAMLWRHPENVEVEKVKVAHYCAAGSKPWRYTGKEANMDREDIKMLVKKWWEIYNDESLDLKPENSVAVAEDETLTRTSIMASMPEPAISYIPAPSAA
- the LOC110630529 gene encoding type 2 DNA topoisomerase 6 subunit B-like isoform X1 produces the protein MISSSVSKLCFHLISSAFQRCRLSEDICRLSVILKSSPASDAPIIRISISDTGTGCSLEEFQNLRYIREDIAVEKWDGLLSVTTTSFCDNEVHRYLLNLRETISGRRMTRLPSNPKNGVKFSGTEICLSVSESIDVLIADINDFFRKILILKIPNVAIELVVGCEDIPGSQCENIFLANDTNPLPFSTSSIERLKSGLEDYILKHGHRSTQNCKSCFSTWDNLKVGSGTACTLESHKSSRSGLMVEVVIILSELDPTCPLFKECFSTTEVLYFEDYKPCPISESILNALTSIDWKIYGLAGGNIVDREGDLLGWENLPPHTRLTMVLHSYHKQNTIPPARPRTQTDRCLIKRAIKHAMDDLKEKHAGILLSANALKIRSYAPDLARSIAGLILSSNDSDFQEECFTLLGLQYREIGGETVEESIKEKIISVIDMNDRKSQTSKEVEMAPAPLLFEDDRCWNSIFQDEECEGENEFSLLD
- the LOC110630529 gene encoding type 2 DNA topoisomerase 6 subunit B-like isoform X2, which produces MISSSVSKLCFHLISSAFQRCRLSEDICRLSVILKSSPASDAPIIRISISDTGTGCSLEEFQNLRYIREDIAVEKWDGLLSVTTTSFCDNEVHRYLLNLRETISGRRMTRLPSNPKNGVKFSGTEICLSVSESIDVLIADINDFFRKILILKIPNVAIELVVGCEDIPGSQCENIFLANDTNPLPFSTSSIERLKSGLEDYILKHGHRSTQNCKSCFSTWDNLKVGSGTACTLESHKSSRSGLMVEVVIILSELDPTCPLFKECFSTTEVLYFEDYKPCPISESILNALTSIDWKIYGLAGGNIVDREGDLLGWENLPPHTRLTMVLHSYHKQIPPARPRTQTDRCLIKRAIKHAMDDLKEKHAGILLSANALKIRSYAPDLARSIAGLILSSNDSDFQEECFTLLGLQYREIGGETVEESIKEKIISVIDMNDRKSQTSKEVEMAPAPLLFEDDRCWNSIFQDEECEGENEFSLLD